In Ictalurus furcatus strain D&B chromosome 20, Billie_1.0, whole genome shotgun sequence, the DNA window ttcctcctctccttcctcttctctctctcctcctcctcctctctctctcctctccctcctcttctctctctctctctctctctctctctatatatatatatatatatatatcccctcttttctctctatatatatctcctcttctctctctctctctctctctctctctctctctctctctctctctctcttcctccctcccacCCTTTCTGGCTGCTTCTCCCAGGAGGTTAGGGCTTGGCTGTAGATAGAACTTTCATCATAATCACCCCATGGATCTATCTCAATGGACATAAATGGTTGCGAGAATACAGAACCAGTGTTTTGCAATGTTTAATAAGTCCATGACCATAAATTTGTACTTGCAGCAGGGCCCAGTTTGAACTTTCCTTCAATTTTCTCATCTTGACCACCCAGGTATTTAAATGGACCTCGTGTTCATGCTAACATTTGACATTCAAAATTGAGGCTTTGGTCTCAATATGAAGTCGATGTTTCTAaatgtttgaagaaaaaaaaaaacacatctcaaAACACAACTTTGAAAGGTGCACAAAGTTTATTAGGTAGACCAAGGAGCCTGTGGCTACAATCATACCTTTGTTATAGCATTTAAATTCCATTGTGATCCGGTGCATGAACTGATCTATAACAGAGTTCACTTGGCAGATAATGGTTGTGATCAAAAGGTTGATGCTGTGACACCTCTGCAGTGACGAGagatgtggggaaaaaaaaaaaaaaagatagataaTTGAGACTGATATGAGTTACATCATCCCATCACCAAGACTTCACTGTCTCTATTTGGGTGAAAGACACTGCAGTGCAATGGGGTATTTCTAAGACTTGTTTtcatttgataattttttttttcctttttccttctctGCCCCAAAATATAAGaaacattattaataaattgATCAGCAGTTAAAAGGTGAGTTAATATCATAGACAACACCCCACGTCTCCATACAGGGCCTTATCAGTTGAACTTTGACACAGAAGTCCACATTGTGACACACAGTCACAttattccagatataaaagcACAAGCCTTGGATCATTTCTTCCCTCGCTTACACAACACCCAGCCTCACTCACAACACCACAATGCCTGCTGACTATAACGGGAGATGGGAGATGGTGAGCAATGAGAAATTTGATGAAGTCATGAAGGCTATGGGTGAGTGCTTTCTTTATTCCTGCATTCAAAAACACAActctgaattgttttatttgccTAGACTTTtcatgcaggaaaaaaaaaaaaaaacatcagcagaACTGATGTGAGATAAGATCTTAAATAAACTCGTTTGTCAAGGattattaaatatgtaatatttatataacatttctGAAAAGGTTCCTTATGTAAAAGGGAAAACCCTCTGTAGGTTCCTTTCTTAGAATCTTTAAAAGTTTCAGTAGAGGaatagacaaaataaaaaactttattgtgttagatttaacctttttttttctattgaatgtcgtaaaatgaatgttttctgTCTGTGTCAAAATCAAAGTGTGTTCAGGTTATAGTGTGTTAGTGATAAGACTGATAAGATAATTTGACACCCTTTGAATCCACATACTGTCGATCTGATTGACAATTAAACTATAGTCAGCAGAAAACTATTCTTCAGCTATgtatttacttctttttttttttaatactctcTCCTCATCAGACATAGACTTTGCCACACGCAAGATCGCCGCGCACCTTACACAGACAAAGGTTATTGTGCAAAATGGAGATAAATTTGAGACCAAAACTCTCAGCACATTCAGAAATTATGAGGTGAACTTCACTGTTGGAGAGGAGTTTGAGGAGCACACTAAGGGCCTGGACAACAGAGTGGTAACGGTGCGTATGTCCTCTAGACCTAAGGACACTATGTAAGGACAGTTTCTGTCTGA includes these proteins:
- the rbp2a gene encoding retinol-binding protein 2a, with translation MPADYNGRWEMVSNEKFDEVMKAMDIDFATRKIAAHLTQTKVIVQNGDKFETKTLSTFRNYEVNFTVGEEFEEHTKGLDNRVVTALVSWEGDKLVCVQKGEKENRGWKHWIEGDLLHLEITCQDKVCHQVFKKKQ